The following proteins come from a genomic window of Actinomarinicola tropica:
- a CDS encoding SDR family oxidoreductase, with translation MSGICDGRVVVITGAARGIGRAHALAFASDGARVVVNDLGAEVDGRGSSDGPAGEVVDAIRDMGSEAVANGDDVSDWDGAGRLIQTAVDTFGGIDVLVNNAGILRDRMLVNMSEDEWDAVIKVHLKGTFAPLRHAAAHWRARAKAGETNDARIINTSSGSGLYGNPGQLNYGAAKAGIAAMTNIAAKELGRYGVTVNAIAPAALTRMTENLGFGQAARDVKPGEFDSSAPENISPLVVWLGSAESAGVTGQVFNVAGGRISVAEGWRRGPERHKGDRWEPAELGPVVAELLEQARPPETPGV, from the coding sequence ATGAGCGGGATCTGCGACGGCCGGGTGGTCGTCATCACCGGAGCGGCACGCGGCATCGGACGGGCGCACGCCCTGGCCTTCGCCTCCGACGGCGCCAGGGTGGTCGTCAACGACCTCGGCGCTGAGGTCGACGGGCGCGGCTCCTCCGACGGCCCGGCCGGCGAGGTCGTGGACGCCATCCGCGACATGGGCAGCGAGGCGGTGGCCAACGGCGACGACGTCTCAGACTGGGATGGTGCCGGCAGACTGATCCAGACCGCCGTCGACACCTTCGGCGGGATCGACGTGCTGGTCAACAACGCCGGGATCCTGCGCGACCGCATGCTCGTGAACATGAGCGAGGACGAGTGGGACGCGGTCATCAAGGTCCATCTGAAGGGCACCTTCGCGCCGCTGCGCCACGCCGCCGCCCACTGGCGCGCGCGGGCCAAGGCCGGCGAGACCAACGATGCCCGCATCATCAACACGTCGTCGGGTTCGGGCCTGTACGGCAACCCGGGACAGCTGAACTACGGCGCCGCCAAGGCGGGCATCGCGGCGATGACCAACATCGCGGCCAAGGAGCTGGGCCGATACGGCGTGACCGTGAACGCCATCGCCCCGGCGGCACTGACCCGGATGACCGAGAACCTCGGCTTCGGGCAAGCCGCCCGCGACGTGAAGCCGGGCGAGTTCGACTCCTCCGCCCCGGAGAACATCTCGCCCCTCGTGGTGTGGCTGGGCAGCGCCGAATCGGCCGGGGTGACCGGCCAGGTGTTCAACGTGGCCGGTGGCCGGATCTCGGTCGCCGAGGGCTGGCGGCGGGGACCCGAGCGCCACAAGGGAGACCGCTGGGAGCCAGCCGAGCTGGGCCCGGTCGTCGCCGAACTGCTCGAGCAGGCACGTCCGCCCGAGACGCCCGGCGTGTGA
- a CDS encoding metal-dependent hydrolase, with amino-acid sequence MTATLRRPPEPVAPRHTSFELDTPRVHWLVDDAQATHTFNVGNLLFPTGERFFNDSLRNALPYVTDERIRTEIRGFLGQEVTHRNEHERCVARMEEYGIDFRRELELFESFRRRLNDRVNRLPEPFRKQAVLFMVATTAAAEHFTASLAGYVLADNTWADTDVDPEMAHLFLWHASEEIEHRHVAYDVYHHIGGGYLRRVAAMVPLAGLILVGWPLLTSEVMRRDPAAKGRWSWRAHVRSARRGEVFSLVRSAWDLRLYFHPNHHPGDLPGSLEQALEYLSTAPSVLGHRGPRRS; translated from the coding sequence ATGACCGCCACGCTCCGCCGCCCGCCCGAGCCGGTCGCCCCCCGGCACACCAGCTTCGAGCTCGACACACCCCGGGTGCACTGGCTGGTGGACGACGCCCAGGCGACCCACACCTTCAACGTGGGAAACCTGCTGTTCCCCACAGGCGAGCGGTTCTTCAACGACTCGCTTCGCAACGCGCTGCCCTACGTCACCGACGAGCGGATCCGCACCGAGATCCGGGGGTTCCTCGGCCAGGAGGTCACCCACCGCAACGAGCACGAGCGGTGCGTGGCCCGCATGGAGGAGTACGGCATCGACTTCCGGCGCGAGCTCGAGCTGTTCGAGTCGTTCCGCCGACGCCTGAACGACCGGGTCAACCGGCTCCCCGAGCCGTTCCGCAAGCAGGCGGTCCTGTTCATGGTCGCCACCACCGCGGCGGCCGAGCACTTCACCGCCTCCCTCGCTGGCTACGTGCTGGCCGACAACACCTGGGCCGACACCGACGTCGACCCGGAGATGGCGCACCTGTTCCTGTGGCACGCCTCCGAGGAGATCGAGCACCGCCACGTCGCCTACGACGTGTACCACCACATCGGCGGCGGCTACCTGCGGCGGGTGGCGGCGATGGTGCCCCTCGCCGGGCTGATCCTCGTCGGCTGGCCGCTGCTCACCAGCGAGGTCATGCGCCGCGACCCGGCAGCCAAGGGCCGGTGGAGCTGGCGGGCCCACGTGCGCAGCGCCCGCCGCGGCGAGGTGTTCTCCCTCGTGCGCTCGGCCTGGGACCTGCGGCTGTACTTCCACCCGAACCACCACCCCGGCGACCTGCCCGGGTCGCTGGAGCAGGCGCTCGAGTACCTGTCGACGGCGCCGTCGGTGCTCGGCCACCGCGGCCCACGCCGCAGCTGA
- a CDS encoding flavin-containing monooxygenase, protein MAANDIDSVHDLVVVGAGFSGLYMVHKAREELGLDVLGIEAGAGPGGTWYWNRYPGARCDSESFYYCYTFSKVLLDEWDWSSRYPEQPEILRYLEFAADRLDLRRSFAFDTRVESLTWDEDGSRWIVRTNTGRTFAATWVVAAVGALSAANVPDIPGLDDFQGEWFHTGRWPHEGVDFTGRRVAQIGTGSTGIQAAPVIARQAEHLYVLQRTPNYTVPARDRPMDRDEWVRIKSAYDEVVAATKSSFAGFPYTPSPRSALEVPEVERRAIYESLWEEGGFKFLWGGFHDLLLDERANETAAEFIRSKIRDIVHDPEIAEKLCPKGYPYGAKRPPIDTDYYETFNRDNVTLVDISEGGISRITPTGVETPDGHHEVDTIVFATGFDAMTGPLLRLDITGRDGLRLADEWVDGPTTYLGLQVAGFPNLFTITGPGSPSVLTNMPTSIEQHVEWIARCIDDLRQRGQLVIEPTQEAVDTWTDHVAEASQFGLFNRADSWYLGANIPGKKRVFMPYVGGLANYRAKCEEIAASGYEGFLVSP, encoded by the coding sequence ATGGCCGCTAACGACATCGACTCCGTCCACGACCTCGTCGTGGTCGGCGCCGGGTTCTCCGGGCTCTACATGGTCCACAAGGCCCGAGAGGAGCTGGGATTGGATGTCCTGGGCATCGAGGCCGGCGCCGGACCAGGCGGCACGTGGTACTGGAACCGCTACCCCGGTGCTCGGTGCGATTCGGAGAGCTTCTACTACTGCTACACGTTCTCGAAGGTGTTGCTCGACGAGTGGGACTGGTCGTCGCGCTACCCGGAGCAGCCAGAGATCCTGCGCTACCTCGAGTTCGCCGCCGATCGGCTCGACCTGCGCCGGAGCTTCGCCTTCGACACCCGGGTCGAGTCGCTCACCTGGGACGAGGACGGGTCGCGCTGGATCGTGCGCACCAACACCGGTCGCACCTTCGCCGCCACCTGGGTCGTGGCCGCGGTGGGGGCGCTGTCGGCCGCCAACGTGCCCGACATCCCCGGCCTCGACGACTTCCAGGGCGAGTGGTTCCACACCGGACGCTGGCCCCACGAGGGCGTCGACTTCACCGGGCGGCGCGTCGCCCAGATCGGCACCGGCTCCACCGGCATCCAGGCGGCACCGGTCATCGCCCGCCAGGCCGAGCACCTCTACGTGCTCCAGCGCACGCCCAACTACACGGTCCCGGCCCGGGACCGCCCCATGGACCGGGACGAGTGGGTGCGGATCAAGTCGGCCTACGACGAGGTCGTGGCCGCCACCAAGTCGTCCTTCGCCGGCTTCCCCTACACGCCGTCGCCGCGGTCGGCCCTCGAGGTGCCCGAGGTGGAGCGCCGGGCGATCTACGAGTCGTTGTGGGAGGAGGGCGGCTTCAAGTTCCTGTGGGGCGGTTTCCACGACCTCCTGCTCGACGAGCGGGCCAACGAGACCGCGGCCGAGTTCATCCGCTCCAAGATCCGCGACATCGTCCACGACCCCGAGATCGCTGAGAAGCTGTGCCCCAAGGGCTACCCGTACGGGGCGAAGCGGCCGCCGATCGACACCGACTACTACGAGACGTTCAACCGGGACAACGTGACTCTGGTCGACATCTCCGAGGGCGGCATCAGCCGGATCACCCCGACGGGCGTGGAGACGCCGGACGGCCACCACGAGGTGGACACCATCGTGTTCGCCACCGGCTTCGACGCCATGACCGGGCCGCTGCTGCGGTTGGACATCACCGGCCGCGACGGTCTGCGCCTGGCCGACGAGTGGGTCGACGGCCCCACGACCTACCTCGGGCTGCAGGTCGCCGGGTTCCCGAACCTGTTCACGATCACCGGTCCGGGGAGCCCGTCGGTGCTCACCAACATGCCCACGTCCATCGAGCAGCACGTGGAGTGGATCGCCCGCTGCATCGACGATCTTCGCCAGCGGGGGCAGCTGGTGATCGAGCCCACCCAGGAGGCGGTGGATACCTGGACCGACCACGTCGCCGAGGCATCGCAGTTCGGGCTGTTCAACCGGGCCGACTCGTGGTACCTGGGCGCGAACATCCCGGGCAAGAAGCGGGTCTTCATGCCCTACGTCGGTGGACTTGCCAACTACAGGGCCAAGTGCGAGGAGATCGCTGCGAGCGGCTACGAGGGGTTCCTCGTCTCTCCCTGA
- a CDS encoding PaaI family thioesterase: MTDFADRYDDEIARGMIDVGSAAGGLPGYLGIEHVRFEPGRFFATATIGPELLTPFGNAHGGVTAAIVDHVTGVVVYPLMQRGQWAATTEIKVNYLAPLKAETVDAEATVVAMTKRSAVVRCELYRQDDDRRVLAAAQATLTIVDPR, translated from the coding sequence ATGACTGACTTCGCAGACAGGTACGACGACGAGATCGCCCGAGGCATGATCGATGTGGGCAGCGCCGCCGGTGGCCTCCCGGGCTACCTCGGCATCGAGCACGTGCGCTTCGAGCCGGGTCGGTTCTTCGCCACGGCGACGATCGGGCCGGAGCTGCTGACGCCGTTCGGCAACGCGCACGGGGGCGTGACCGCCGCCATCGTCGACCATGTGACCGGCGTGGTCGTCTACCCCTTGATGCAGCGGGGTCAGTGGGCGGCGACCACGGAGATCAAGGTGAACTACCTCGCCCCGCTGAAGGCCGAGACCGTCGACGCCGAGGCCACGGTGGTGGCCATGACCAAGCGGTCAGCGGTGGTGCGATGCGAGCTGTACCGCCAGGACGACGATCGGCGCGTCCTGGCCGCGGCCCAAGCGACGCTCACCATCGTCGACCCACGCTGA
- a CDS encoding TetR/AcrR family transcriptional regulator produces MARMLRESWRSDAPSSVDDARDRLIDAAETCFTRFGVAKTTLEDIATEAGVSRATVYRYFEGGRDEIILGVVLREGREFLESLGRRVQHEETLGDAIVEGVLYTVAAVRKNQHLALLFAPEVAGHTTSIAGASTALYELTQDFLRPIFEQARAAGQLRDGIIADDAAEFVLRMILSLLSVAGPRKRSQTKEREFLRTYCAGAIVRE; encoded by the coding sequence ATGGCTCGGATGCTGAGGGAGTCCTGGCGCAGCGACGCCCCGAGTTCGGTGGACGACGCGCGCGACCGTTTGATCGATGCCGCCGAGACATGCTTCACCCGGTTCGGCGTGGCCAAGACGACGCTCGAGGACATCGCCACCGAAGCGGGAGTGTCGCGGGCCACGGTGTACCGGTACTTCGAGGGCGGCCGGGACGAGATCATCCTGGGGGTCGTCCTGCGCGAGGGCCGGGAGTTCCTCGAGTCGCTCGGCCGGCGGGTCCAGCACGAAGAGACGCTCGGAGACGCGATCGTCGAGGGCGTGCTCTACACGGTCGCAGCAGTTCGCAAGAACCAGCACCTCGCGCTCCTGTTCGCCCCGGAGGTGGCCGGGCACACGACCTCGATCGCCGGCGCCTCCACCGCGTTGTACGAGCTCACCCAGGACTTCCTGCGACCCATCTTCGAGCAGGCGCGCGCTGCCGGTCAGCTGCGCGACGGGATCATCGCCGACGATGCCGCCGAGTTCGTCCTCCGGATGATCCTGTCGCTGCTGTCGGTCGCTGGTCCCCGCAAGCGATCTCAGACCAAGGAGCGGGAGTTCCTGCGCACCTACTGCGCCGGCGCCATCGTGCGCGAATGA
- a CDS encoding dienelactone hydrolase family protein, with the protein MTGAGTEVRIEAPRGELPAYVAEPEDDDLAPAVIVVHDAFGMTTDLRNQVDWLAGEGYLAAGPDLFHWGGKLRCIRTVMGEIAKGTGRSFDEVEAVRSWLVSHPRSNGKVGVIGFCMGGGFALVLAPGHGFDAASVNYASAPKRTYTADFLRGSCPIVGSFGGKDLMLRGAAARLEASLMELGVDHDVKEYAPAGHSFLNDHDPADLPLALSVLMKLPLPGMGFHEPSADDAKARIVSFFDRHLRA; encoded by the coding sequence ATGACCGGCGCAGGGACCGAGGTCCGCATCGAGGCGCCGCGAGGTGAGCTGCCCGCCTACGTGGCCGAGCCGGAGGACGACGACCTCGCTCCGGCCGTGATCGTTGTCCACGACGCGTTCGGGATGACCACCGACCTGCGCAACCAGGTCGACTGGCTCGCCGGTGAGGGGTACCTCGCCGCCGGCCCCGACCTGTTCCACTGGGGTGGCAAGCTTCGCTGCATCCGCACGGTGATGGGCGAGATCGCCAAGGGTACGGGACGATCGTTCGACGAGGTGGAGGCGGTCCGGTCGTGGCTGGTCTCCCATCCCCGCTCCAACGGCAAGGTGGGTGTCATTGGCTTCTGCATGGGAGGCGGTTTCGCCCTCGTCCTCGCCCCCGGGCACGGGTTCGATGCGGCGAGCGTCAACTACGCCAGCGCGCCCAAGCGCACCTACACCGCCGACTTCCTGCGTGGCAGCTGCCCGATCGTGGGGAGCTTCGGTGGCAAGGACCTCATGCTGCGGGGCGCGGCCGCCCGCCTGGAGGCTTCCCTCATGGAGCTCGGGGTCGACCACGATGTGAAGGAGTACGCCCCGGCCGGCCATTCCTTCCTGAACGACCACGACCCGGCGGACCTGCCCCTCGCGCTGTCGGTGCTGATGAAGCTGCCGCTGCCGGGCATGGGCTTCCACGAACCGTCCGCCGACGACGCCAAGGCCCGGATCGTGTCGTTCTTCGACCGCCACCTGCGGGCATGA
- a CDS encoding acyl-CoA dehydrogenase family protein: protein MSHPGESDASADVYAEAKAWFESNWDPQLPLREWWRRLAESGWGFPTWPEDLYGRGLSGDAARLVADARRDAGVAPPPAGIAQNLAGPTIVAHGTPEQQARFLPGIVTGEIWCQLFSEPGAGSDLAGLQTRSELDGDEWIVNGQKVWTSGAHIARYGILIARTDPTVPKHAGLTYFVIEMDQPGIEVRPIREMTGRSIFNEVFLTDARVPAENQLGGLGEGWSVALTTLANERTMLGAGSFGSSGSGAAIREIDLDAPAARLVRNEARPAGGARSGAAELLHAVLARYGDATDPIARQEVARIHSLIEIARYTDLRAKAAIERGGRPGPEVSVGKLAASHLLQTMREALFRLCGPHATLWGDDAPFGGRAHEVGLSSYLISIGGGTDQIQRNIIGERVLGLPREPRADKDVAFSELKVGTQGADR from the coding sequence ATGTCTCACCCGGGGGAGTCCGACGCCAGCGCCGACGTCTACGCCGAGGCCAAGGCCTGGTTCGAGAGCAACTGGGACCCGCAGCTGCCACTACGTGAGTGGTGGCGCCGGCTCGCCGAGTCCGGGTGGGGGTTCCCCACCTGGCCCGAGGACCTGTACGGCCGCGGCCTGTCGGGTGACGCCGCCCGCCTGGTGGCCGACGCCCGGCGCGACGCCGGGGTGGCGCCGCCGCCCGCCGGCATCGCCCAGAACCTCGCCGGCCCCACGATCGTCGCCCATGGCACCCCGGAGCAGCAGGCCCGGTTCCTGCCCGGCATCGTCACCGGCGAGATCTGGTGCCAGCTGTTCTCCGAGCCCGGCGCCGGCTCCGACCTGGCCGGCCTCCAGACCCGGTCCGAGCTCGACGGCGACGAGTGGATCGTCAACGGCCAGAAGGTGTGGACCTCGGGCGCGCACATCGCCCGCTACGGGATCCTCATCGCCCGCACCGACCCCACGGTCCCCAAGCACGCCGGCCTCACCTACTTCGTGATCGAGATGGACCAGCCCGGCATCGAGGTGCGGCCCATCCGGGAGATGACCGGGCGGTCGATCTTCAACGAGGTGTTCCTCACCGACGCCCGCGTGCCGGCCGAGAACCAGCTCGGCGGGCTCGGCGAGGGCTGGTCGGTGGCGCTCACCACGCTGGCCAACGAGCGGACCATGCTCGGTGCCGGATCGTTCGGCAGCTCGGGCTCTGGCGCCGCCATCCGGGAGATCGACCTCGACGCGCCGGCGGCCCGGCTCGTACGGAACGAGGCCCGTCCGGCCGGCGGTGCCCGCTCGGGGGCGGCCGAGCTGCTGCACGCCGTCCTCGCGCGCTACGGCGACGCCACCGACCCGATCGCCCGGCAGGAGGTGGCCCGCATCCACAGCCTGATCGAGATCGCCCGGTACACCGACCTGCGGGCCAAGGCGGCCATCGAGAGGGGCGGCCGGCCCGGGCCCGAGGTGTCGGTGGGCAAGCTCGCCGCCTCCCACCTGCTCCAGACCATGCGGGAGGCGCTGTTCCGCCTGTGCGGTCCGCACGCCACCTTGTGGGGCGACGACGCCCCCTTCGGCGGACGGGCCCACGAGGTGGGCCTGTCCAGCTACCTCATCTCCATCGGCGGCGGCACCGACCAGATCCAGCGCAACATCATCGGCGAGCGGGTGCTCGGCCTGCCGCGGGAACCGCGGGCCGACAAGGACGTCGCCTTCAGCGAGCTGAAGGTCGGCACCCAGGGCGCCGACCGCTGA
- a CDS encoding enoyl-CoA hydratase-related protein: protein MLVQTKRRNPVEIITINRPEARNAIDYDTSEALADAFDAAEQDPGVWAVVLTGPGDKAFSAGMYPKAVALEMAMTGDPVDAATAQRLGLVNRVVKRSLGVTEDEVFELQGDVLAEVFTSPDAMEGPRAFAEKRAPKWTSA from the coding sequence ATGCTCGTGCAGACGAAGCGGCGGAACCCGGTCGAGATCATCACGATCAACCGGCCCGAGGCTCGCAACGCCATCGACTACGACACCTCCGAGGCGCTCGCCGACGCCTTCGACGCCGCGGAACAAGACCCAGGGGTGTGGGCCGTGGTGCTCACCGGGCCCGGGGACAAGGCGTTCTCCGCCGGGATGTACCCGAAGGCGGTCGCCCTCGAGATGGCGATGACCGGCGACCCGGTCGACGCGGCCACCGCCCAGCGACTCGGGCTCGTCAACCGCGTGGTGAAGCGCTCGCTCGGCGTCACCGAGGACGAGGTGTTCGAGCTCCAGGGGGACGTCCTGGCCGAGGTGTTCACCTCACCCGATGCCATGGAGGGTCCGCGCGCCTTCGCCGAGAAGCGCGCGCCGAAGTGGACGAGCGCATGA
- a CDS encoding alpha/beta hydrolase, which yields MRSEALENIITMLRAQATERGDAEMTIDEWREAYDGLGGLLPAAEGVPVESVDAAGVPAEWIGAGDGPVVVYVHGGGYCIGSLDSHRPMLTHLASAIGGRVLAVDYRLAPEHPFPAALDDACTAYRWVLAGGVEPSRVVVAGDSAGGGLTLATVVALRDAGDPLPAAGVCLSPWADLTQSGSTMAEKADADPMVHAEDLDRWAAAYAGADGDPAASGLSPVFADLSGLPPLLVEVGTAEVLLDDARRVAERARAAGVDVTLFEGEDLIHVWHFFAGAVPEADEGITRVAEFVRRHAGG from the coding sequence ATGCGCAGCGAAGCGCTCGAGAACATCATCACCATGCTCCGCGCCCAGGCCACCGAGCGGGGTGACGCCGAGATGACCATCGATGAGTGGCGGGAGGCCTACGACGGTCTCGGGGGTCTGCTGCCGGCGGCCGAGGGCGTACCCGTCGAGTCGGTCGACGCGGCCGGGGTGCCGGCCGAGTGGATCGGTGCCGGCGACGGGCCGGTGGTCGTGTACGTCCACGGCGGCGGCTACTGCATCGGTTCGCTGGACAGCCACCGGCCCATGCTCACCCACCTGGCCTCGGCCATCGGCGGGCGGGTCCTCGCCGTCGACTACCGGCTGGCCCCGGAGCACCCGTTCCCCGCCGCGCTCGACGACGCCTGCACCGCCTACCGCTGGGTGCTCGCCGGGGGCGTGGAGCCGAGCCGGGTGGTGGTCGCCGGCGACTCGGCCGGCGGTGGCCTGACGCTCGCCACCGTCGTGGCGCTGCGCGACGCCGGCGACCCGCTGCCCGCGGCCGGGGTGTGCCTGTCGCCGTGGGCCGACCTCACGCAGTCCGGTTCGACCATGGCCGAGAAGGCCGACGCCGATCCGATGGTCCACGCCGAGGACCTCGACCGCTGGGCGGCCGCCTACGCCGGCGCCGACGGCGATCCGGCCGCGTCCGGCCTCAGCCCGGTGTTTGCCGACCTGTCCGGCCTGCCGCCCCTGCTCGTGGAGGTGGGCACGGCTGAGGTGCTGCTCGACGACGCCCGCCGCGTCGCCGAGCGTGCTCGCGCCGCCGGCGTCGACGTGACGCTGTTCGAGGGCGAGGACCTCATCCACGTGTGGCACTTCTTCGCCGGCGCCGTGCCAGAAGCCGACGAGGGCATCACCCGGGTGGCCGAGTTCGTCCGCCGCCACGCCGGCGGCTGA
- a CDS encoding efflux RND transporter permease subunit: MSWLLERMARAVARTPTLVLLALLAVTVVLGGFATQQTTDTDLTSFAPDSDLARAFERVEDEFSGGGARVQVIIDAGEGEQVLSPAGLAAADAIAGAVRAEESIDLAAGGRGVASFGSPVFGALEAQGLDPADASPDEIAAAAELAYEDPRAAQALDLLSGEPGGARAGLVVIELDPSLDDAEAAEDQLAVAEVIATVVADTSELEIDAFSQAILADQLQGQSQEEMPRLLGVSLLLIVGILAFQYRSVSDVVLGFLGLIVTIMWMFGLGVLLGPDFLGVVGPFTQISTAVPVLLVGLGIDYAIHLTSRYREEQNHGVEPDRASAVAVRAVGGALVLATITTVVGFLTNVVSPLPPMADFGIFTAVGVVSAFLVMALLIPAARHVLDARPRGQAKVQRRRERVMANEAAGRTAQASGLSAVMGRTAAFAEHIPRITLAVAAVVTVAAGAAATQIETSFSQDDFIPEDSEPGMVLDKVDRLFGGDLTEQTYVIVDGDITDPQALDALEQAEAELADAEYVRSSGGAAEVTSPLSLLRQLADQDPAFAAAAADLGFDPAGGLADGADPDALFELARESAPAFSAQVIGDDSASALLSIATNAGQDDAQAAADAIDSAVAPLRDAGLETVVVSQFLVFDEVLDAMTDSQTQGIAITLVAALALLIAYYWVVARKPLLGAITMVPSVAVVGWILGTMVLLDISFNVLTAMVASIGIGIGVPYGIHVTHRFLEDRRRHDTVDEAVRQTLTHTGGAMAGSAATTAAGFGVLVFASLEPLRQFGLIVALTIVYSLVAAVLIQPACLKLWGEWRTRKGDVGEMPDEKQRHAPTAVGSGVPS, translated from the coding sequence GGAGCGCATGGCCCGCGCCGTCGCGCGCACTCCCACCCTGGTGCTGTTGGCGTTGCTCGCGGTGACCGTCGTGCTCGGCGGCTTCGCCACGCAGCAGACCACCGACACGGATCTCACCTCCTTCGCGCCCGACAGCGACCTGGCGCGCGCCTTCGAGCGGGTGGAGGACGAGTTCTCTGGCGGCGGCGCCCGCGTCCAGGTGATCATCGATGCGGGCGAGGGCGAGCAGGTCCTGTCGCCGGCCGGTCTCGCCGCCGCCGACGCCATTGCCGGCGCGGTCCGGGCCGAGGAGAGCATCGACCTGGCCGCCGGTGGACGTGGGGTCGCCTCGTTCGGGTCCCCCGTCTTCGGGGCCCTCGAGGCGCAGGGTCTCGACCCGGCCGATGCATCCCCGGACGAGATTGCGGCCGCAGCGGAGCTGGCGTACGAAGATCCCCGTGCCGCCCAGGCCCTCGACCTGCTCTCCGGCGAGCCGGGCGGCGCTCGGGCCGGTCTCGTCGTCATCGAGCTCGACCCGTCGCTGGACGACGCGGAAGCGGCTGAGGATCAGCTGGCCGTGGCCGAGGTCATCGCCACCGTCGTTGCCGACACGTCGGAGCTGGAGATCGACGCGTTCAGCCAGGCGATCCTGGCCGATCAGCTCCAGGGCCAGTCGCAGGAGGAGATGCCCCGCCTGCTCGGCGTCTCCCTGCTGCTGATCGTGGGCATCCTCGCCTTCCAGTACCGCTCGGTCAGCGACGTGGTGCTCGGCTTCCTCGGACTGATCGTCACCATCATGTGGATGTTCGGTTTGGGCGTGCTGCTCGGCCCTGACTTCCTCGGCGTGGTCGGGCCCTTCACCCAGATCTCCACCGCGGTCCCGGTCCTCCTCGTCGGTCTCGGCATCGACTATGCCATCCACCTCACCTCGCGCTACCGCGAGGAGCAGAACCACGGCGTCGAGCCGGATCGGGCCTCGGCCGTGGCGGTTCGGGCCGTGGGCGGCGCGCTCGTCCTGGCCACGATCACGACCGTCGTCGGCTTCCTCACCAACGTCGTCTCGCCGCTGCCGCCCATGGCCGACTTCGGCATCTTCACAGCGGTGGGCGTGGTCTCGGCGTTCCTGGTGATGGCGCTGCTCATCCCGGCCGCCCGCCACGTGCTCGACGCCCGGCCCCGAGGGCAAGCCAAGGTTCAGCGCCGGCGGGAGAGGGTGATGGCCAATGAGGCCGCCGGGCGCACGGCTCAGGCATCGGGGCTGTCAGCGGTCATGGGCCGCACCGCCGCCTTCGCCGAGCACATCCCTCGGATCACGCTGGCGGTCGCCGCCGTCGTCACCGTGGCCGCCGGTGCGGCGGCCACCCAGATCGAGACGTCGTTCAGCCAGGACGACTTCATCCCGGAGGACTCAGAGCCCGGCATGGTGCTCGACAAGGTCGACCGGCTCTTCGGTGGCGACCTCACCGAGCAGACCTACGTCATCGTCGACGGCGACATCACGGATCCCCAGGCCCTCGACGCCCTCGAGCAGGCCGAGGCCGAGCTGGCCGACGCCGAGTACGTGCGCAGCTCCGGCGGGGCCGCCGAGGTCACCTCGCCGCTCAGCCTGCTCCGCCAGCTCGCCGACCAGGACCCGGCCTTCGCCGCGGCCGCCGCCGACCTCGGCTTCGACCCGGCCGGTGGCCTGGCCGACGGCGCCGACCCCGACGCGCTGTTCGAGCTCGCCCGGGAGTCGGCGCCGGCGTTCAGCGCGCAGGTCATCGGCGACGACAGCGCCTCGGCGTTGCTGTCCATCGCCACCAACGCCGGCCAGGATGACGCCCAGGCGGCGGCCGACGCCATCGACTCAGCCGTGGCCCCGTTGCGCGACGCCGGGCTGGAGACGGTGGTCGTCTCCCAGTTCCTGGTCTTCGACGAGGTGCTCGACGCCATGACCGACAGCCAGACGCAGGGGATCGCGATCACACTGGTCGCTGCCCTCGCCCTGCTGATCGCCTACTACTGGGTCGTGGCCCGCAAACCGCTGCTCGGCGCCATCACCATGGTCCCCTCCGTCGCGGTCGTCGGCTGGATCCTGGGCACCATGGTGCTGCTGGACATCAGCTTCAACGTGCTCACCGCCATGGTGGCCAGCATCGGCATCGGCATCGGCGTGCCCTACGGCATCCACGTGACCCACCGGTTCCTCGAGGACCGGCGCCGCCACGACACCGTCGACGAGGCGGTCCGCCAGACGCTCACCCACACCGGCGGTGCCATGGCCGGATCGGCGGCCACCACGGCGGCCGGCTTCGGCGTGCTGGTGTTCGCGTCCCTGGAGCCCCTCCGCCAGTTCGGCCTCATCGTCGCGCTCACCATCGTGTACTCGCTGGTCGCCGCGGTGCTGATCCAGCCGGCGTGCCTCAAGCTGTGGGGGGAGTGGCGAACCCGCAAGGGCGACGTCGGCGAGATGCCCGACGAAAAGCAGCGCCACGCCCCCACCGCGGTGGGCTCCGGCGTCCCGTCCTGA